The genomic stretch TGCCATGGTTTAGTATTAGGAAAAATTAGGCACTTGTTAGACATGAATGTGAATTTGACTTATTCTTATTTTCATGTACCATGCAGTGATTCAATTTTAAGGTCATACAATTTTTCGGTACTTTCCATCTTACCAATCTACTCTAAGCTTATCAAATCAGGATTGAGGGTCTGGCTCTACAGGTATGAATATGATTCCTCTTAATCATTTCTCAGTCATCCTATTGTTACAGAATATACCTTGTTCTTACTTATCCATGTACAGGTATTTTACTCAGGTAAAAGACTTGCTGAACCTTTCTGAAACATAATGCTGTACTTCGGTTTTTAATTTTGGTATCGCAAAAAATTTCGGCCACCAGCAAAATTACCGAATTGTGCGAAATTTTCTTTTAGAGACTAGCACATGAGtatgtttttttctaaaaaaaattagatctcAACAAATATTAGTATGATTTATGACTACACATCTATTGAATAGAAGAATATGCAATATAAACAAGAGATTAGTGTATTAGTGTAGAGTTATATAGCATATGTATTAGTGTACTACAAcacaatttcagatttttctttcAGCCACCACAGTAATTATCGAAATTCATGAAATTTTGGTGAAATTTCGTCGAAATTTTGAATCCTTTCTGATCTCTTctggaggccttgtttagttcctggtgtgaaaattttttgggcatTGGCAATTATtgaccaaccatggactaactaggctcaaaagattcgtctctcaaattacaagcaaattgtgcaattagttattttttatctatatttaatgtttcatgcatatgccgcaagatttgatgtgacaaaaaatcttgaaaagtttttgggttttggttgaaactaaacaaggcctaacttaaAAGCCTTTAGAGTAGATTTTATCATCGTTGGTGACTCAGTGATAATTGAGTTCATCCTCCATGCAGTGGAGATGCAGATGGTAGGGTTCCAGTGATTGGATCGCGGTATTGTGTGGAAGCCCTGGGCCTGCCTGTCAAGACACAATGGCAACCCTGGTACCTGAACAAACAGGTCAGGAGCTCTGATTATTTTCCACATTTACCATGATACTGTTGTTTGTTTTGTATTGTCGTACGACTAATGTGGAGGACATATGCAATATTGTAGGTTGCAGGAAGATTTGTGGAGTACCATGGCATGACAATGGTGACAATCAGAGGAGCTGGTCATTTGGTGCCCCTCAACAAACCTTCAGAAGGTCTCACACTTATCGACACATTCCTTCAGGGCAAACAGCTTCCCGCACACAGATGACAATAGTGTTTAGGATTGTGATGAGGGTTATTTCAGAAAACAAAATCTCAAGGATTGGACACTATGTGCGCCACACATGGGCTAATTAGTAAGGATTTCATTTCCAGTTGTTGCACAAATTGGGTTACTTGGTTACAAATAGACCATACTCAACTGGATATTGGTTACATCAATCTCAATACCGGTTATCTGATTATCTCTTCTCTCTTACTTATTCAGCATATATCATTCTGGTATGGTGTGGAAAATGTATAATTCAGGTAGCAGCCCTCAGTTATTTTTTGCCGGAAGTTGTGTGTCCGAAAGGAAGGACTTGATTAGCATAAGTGCCTCTGCTGGCTTGTCTTGAGGAACTGTATGACCTGCTCCTCTGACAGTGACCATGGTCAGCCCTTCATACTCAACATACCTTCCAGCAACCTGTAATGAGTTTCTTTAGTATCCTTTCAATACCAATGACCAATGCATGAACTCTGAAATTCAGTGTTCAGCTTACATGAAAAATATTAAATGAATAAATATGGAAACTTTTGGGCTTGTAGTAGGGTGGCCGACCTGATTATTTAGATACCATGGTTGCCACTGTGACTTGATAGGAAGGCCAAGTGCGTCTACCCAGTAGCGGGATCCAATAAATGGAACCCTGCCATCCATGTCTCCGCTGTAAAAGAGTATTAGAATAAGAATAAGAATTTAATTTGGTCGATTTCCAAACACGCACAAAAACAGGTCCCAAGTGCCTGTGTAGCAGTTAGGACTCCATCCATCCAAAATACAAGGATTTTTAGCGTTTAAATTTTATCCCAAATATAAAGACATTTGGGAACCCAACCCTCCAAGCCAATCCTTGTGACATGCTACAAGTTTTATCCTGACCAAGAGTGGTATGGGCTAGAAATCTCAATATTACTATTTGGAGGTCTCAAACGGCGCATTCCCATGTTAATCCTCGCGTTGCATTAAAAAATGATCAATTCTAGAAATTCTCACAAAAATGACAGAGATTTGGACATCAATGTGAAAGCCTCTAATCACCATTAACAACAATAGAgatctattttattttctaaataTTTATCGTTTACGATTATGATAAAACAAAATGGAATCCTAAATCAGTGTCCAAAGTACCAACTCTCCTATTATAAGGCATAATCTAACATAACCCCTAAATTTGTACCTAAATTACCCATATTGCCCTTTAAACTAAACTAAATATTATCTCAAACCTACATCTAAATTAGCAACATATATGTTATGATGAAGGAAAAAGTTTCTAAATAAACATTAAGTTACACTCTAAGTTACTTCTATCACTAGTAATAGATAAAAACTAACTTTAAATAAATATACATAATGTGCCATTATCTAGATCGAATAAATATGCATACATGAGCAATAAATACATATACTTACGTTTTAGCAATAATGACTCATATACTAGTGTCACTAACATTTCATTTTCAATATATTGGTATtccaaataataataatacatttttcaagttgttattttAGATAAATTTATACATTTTAACTAAAAATTTTTTGCATCTATGTTAATACATATATAGTTCTTTGATAGAGGAAATTCAATATCTTGAGCAATGGACAAGGTTAGTTCAAACCAAAAGGTATATTCTTTTGAGGTTAGTTCAATATTCTTTTCAGGTTAGAATTGTTCAATATTCTTTTTAGGCTAGCATTTTTCAAAACCTTGAGCGCCATAGTGCAGAATTACATGACCATTTATGCCATTGCGGTAGTTAAGGGTGCAATTCGAAGCTTTGATACTTATGCTTAATACAAAATTgagtttttattaaaatataCAATAAGCAAAAGAACTTTAAGTtaacatacaaataaattttttgtaaaaactcataaattcaaattttaaaattcaagATCTAGATATATGATGTGGCAAAGGCATGACATGCAAATAAGAACCACCATAAtttattcaaaattttcaaTGAAACACATATTTAAGACATAGAGATCATGCATTCATGCATAAGAAGAGAAACTATAGATATGATGAAGAAAATACAAAGATTCTAGCATGAGTAGTAGTACGAGTTGATGGACTAGCTCAACCAATTAGTCCCAATCAAGATTGGTCCCTTAGTTGGGCCACAATTAAGCCAAATAAGAGTGGTCCTGGATGTTCAATAAGCACTACTACAAAACACACATGTAACTGTAGGCACTGTTCCTATCACTTTGGAACCAAAAATGATAACGTAACAGTACTGGTTGTGGCACAAACGGTAGTGGTGCCGATTCTACAATCGGTATTGAAAACTCATTGGTTCGCACGAAAAAAATCATTcctttttttatataaagttgGATGAAGACGAACTTATATCAAAATTATAGTGTTCAATGATTTAAAATATTGTAATCGACAAAAATTTTATTTAAGATAGTTTACATGTTCAAATATTCGATATAAGGTGCATAAAATCAACGTCAAAATTATAGTACCTGACGAGAACTATAACTTTGTAGTTGTTTTTTTCATTTGGGATAATTTAAAATGTCAAATATACAATAGAAGATCCATAAGTGTGTAGTTAGAATAATAGCGTCAGTTATAGTCACAAATTGTTGTGTAGATGAGACTGGATGTCATTTGTTTGAACTATGAGAAACACACTTTCTTTTTGTAACTTTCACTACTTATTTGTGGCTTCCCTGAACCGATTATTACTACAGATTAAAACAGATAGTAAATGACAGTTTAGAATAGGCAATGATGCCCTGCTTGTCCACTGCTAGTGATGACCGGTTCGGAACCAGTAGTGATGGATGGTATTATCTTGTTGCCTAATTTATCCCAAAATTTTCAGGATTTCTTATATATACTTTGGAATGAAGGGAATAATCCAGTTATATATACTTTGGAATGAAGGTGAACTGTAGGAGCTATATATATTACCTGTAGACCCAAATTCTTAGTCCAGCCTTCACAAGCTTGGAGTAAATAGGAAGAACAGAAaagacctccatgtcgtagAAGTCAAAAATTGGATCACTGAAACAAATTGTACGGCATATTCTATCTGATTAGTACGACACTCATTCCAAGTTAATTAAGGAAAGTAATATAATGCTTTTTATATTATGTCACCTGCAAAGGCTCCACGTTCTGTCCTTGATCCGTCCACTGGTATTAGCATGAAGTGATTTCTGAACATCCATCCTGTTGAAGTAAGTCTCAATGTAGTTGGAGTAGCACGGATCGTATCCCGAGTACATCCTCAATCGTCTCTTGGATTTGTTCTAAAATTCGCATCCAGTTAGCATCAGTTCCAAACTACAGTACATTCCCTCTAGTTACTGTACCTGCTAATGTATCAACATGAGTTAATGAACACCTCATTTACCTTGGCTTCCTTTTCTACCGCGCTGCTGTCCGAACTAGAAGAAGACAGTGCTGATCCATCAGTGTTGCACTTGGGGGCGTACACGTTGTAGATGTCAATCTCATTGTACGTGCGGTATAGAAGGGCCATTACATGACCACATTCTGTGCTAGTGGGTGAGAGCTTGAAGTTACAAACATTTTTTACTCGCTCGTAAAATTGATCTGAGATGACTGAATGGCTCCAAGCGAACTCGACCATTCCCGTGTAATCGTAATAATCATCAGTCTCTGCATTGCCGACCTAtcaaggtaaattttagttCTCAGCTCTTTCATACAGTACTTAATTACTCGTTGAAGCAAGGAAAAATCAAATAATCAatgtagaaaaaaaaaagaaaaagaaagaatcaATGCACTTGAACAAAATTTGCACTTACAATCTCGGCAATACAATATGATACATATGACAATGATTCGAAGTGAAAATAACACTGTCATAATATTTTCACCTTTACTAAAAGGATGAGatggagtttttttttaattgaACACTTACCATAAATCCTTTCAAATGGATTTGCTGATTCGCTTCAAGGTGCTTGTTGTGCTCATACACCACTTCTGCAAGCTGTGGAACATAATGCCCTGTTGCATCAAATTTGGTCAGTGTCTTAATCATAAAAATGGTGTCACATGTGTTTCACACATATATTGGTGGTTGTTGCTTACCACATAGACCCTCAATTTTCTTGTGCATGGCCAGTAGGATAACCACCATACTTGAAAACTAATGCTTTTCCCCCCATATATTTTTGTTGGACTACACCACTACTTTTTCTACCATGTGAGCCTAATATTATTATTGGTTTTTTACCTAATTTTCAGTAACAACAAATGAAAAGAAGCATCATCAGCTGATTATATTCCGACAGGTCAATAGTATTTTTCAACAGAATAATTCCCGTCAACTTGGTTTCCGCACCTAACGACGGTAGTGGGACTGTTTGGAATAGGGTCTGCATGTAGTTTAGGCTAACAACCTTTTTGACCAGAGAATAATGGACGACGACAGTGGAAAGATAGAATTTATTCGATCCTGTTTTGCACGCTTACACTACTGATCACTACAGAAGGTGGTATCCTTTCATTGTGGCCTTGGTTGGCCTCATTCAATCTTGCAATTTCTCAACCGGGAGAAAGGGAGCTGTCTGCATCCTTGTGTTAATTATATTACCTGCATAGCTCTCTCCTGATATGTAGAAATCATGGCTCTTGTACTGTGGAAACCTGTTGAACCAGTTCACTAAGAAGGTGTAGGTATCCTTGGCTGCATCATTTCAAAGTTTTAATCAACAAAACAGAGCAACACGAGTTTAATTAGCTTAATTTCTTTTTTGTTACGAGGCAAAGATTATAC from Sorghum bicolor cultivar BTx623 chromosome 3, Sorghum_bicolor_NCBIv3, whole genome shotgun sequence encodes the following:
- the LOC8086322 gene encoding serine carboxypeptidase-like 33, with the protein product MASPTAVRHPPFTILLVALSLLSVSAMVAQDRRRQEGDRVGFLPGQPRSPAVSQFSGYVTVNEHNGRALFYWFFEAQTSPAQKPLVLWLNGGPGCSSVGYGAASELGPLVVNSNGTGLEFNKFAWNKEANLLFLESPVGVGFSYTNTSSDLDNLDDRFVAKDTYTFLVNWFNRFPQYKSHDFYISGESYAGHYVPQLAEVVYEHNKHLEANQQIHLKGFMVGNAETDDYYDYTGMVEFAWSHSVISDQFYERVKNVCNFKLSPTSTECGHVMALLYRTYNEIDIYNVYAPKCNTDGSALSSSSSDSSAVEKEAKNKSKRRLRMYSGYDPCYSNYIETYFNRMDVQKSLHANTSGRIKDRTWSLCSDPIFDFYDMEVFSVLPIYSKLVKAGLRIWVYSGDMDGRVPFIGSRYWVDALGLPIKSQWQPWYLNNQVAGRYVEYEGLTMVTVRGAGHTVPQDKPAEALMLIKSFLSDTQLPAKNN